The following DNA comes from Brassica oleracea var. oleracea cultivar TO1000 chromosome C5, BOL, whole genome shotgun sequence.
AACATAAGTGTCTCACATACTCAGTAAAGTCGGATGAAATAATGAGATTGCATGGACTCTTTTAGCCATTCCAAATGGAAAAACCAAACCTCCTTGGCCGGTTGGCCCTATAGGACAGGAAATGAAGTAACTGTCTTGTCTACCCCCGTACAATTCGGGTCAGTATAAAGACTCTTTTTAACCTCAAGAGTCTCAGGGTTGCATTTACCATCTCCAGGTTGGAACCAAAAAAAAACTAACAGTAATGGTTCAACTCTTTCAGCTGGAGAAAGAGGCAGAAGCTAAAGGCATTCCTGTTTGTCAAGCTCTCAACATAGAGATCCCACCTCCTCGTCCTAAAAGGAAACCCAATACTCCTTATCCTCGTAAACCTGGCAACAATGGCCCATCAGCAAAACTTGTATCCTCAGCCTCTTCTTCACAATGTAACCAGGCTTTCTTGGATTTGGAAACAGTGCCCATCTCTGAGGTTTATTCTTCTCTCTTTTTCTCTTCTATCATTTTGGCTTTTCTTCTTGTGATAGTTTTGTTATGTTTTTTTTTTTTTTTTTTATGGTTTAGGAAACATCAAATGGGAAAGAAAATCAAGATGATAACTGCTCAGGGGTTTCTACTGTAAACAAATGTCCCTTACCAAAGAAAGTTACTCAACCGTCTCTAAGAAAGGTATACAACTTGTAGTCCAAGAACATGATGAGTTTGCTGTATTATAAGCTCAATAGCATGTAAGAATAAAACTTGTTCTATTTTGATTTTGAGCAGGAAAGTGCCGATAATGGAACAAGTAAGGCGTCAAATGTGAACACTCAGTTTCATCCCCCAGGTATGGTCTCTCAAGACTTGATGTTTTGTCCTATGGGAGATCGTGTTCACGGGCACGTGAATCTTCCAGCTACCACAACATCATCTGCTACTACAACTACTTCTCAACAGGCGTTTCCTGCGTGCCCTTCCCACGATTCGTTTCTCCACTTCTCCTCTACTTTCCCCAATCTCATTATCTCAAGCCTCCTACAGAATCCTGCAGCTCATGCCGCAGCCACATTCGCTGCTTCGGTCTGGCCCTATTCCAACGTCGGGAACTCGGGAGGAGATTCATCAACGCAAATGAGCTCCTCTCCTCCAAGTATAGCTGCCATCGCTGCTGCTACGGTAGCTGCTGCAACTGCTTGGTGGGCTTCTCATGGACTTATTCCTGTATGTGCTCCTCCTGCTCCAGTCACTTGCCTTCCATTACCAACCTTTGCAGTTCCAACTCCAGCTATGGATAAAATGGATACCGTTGAAAATGATCAACTACCGCTGGAGAAACAAAACACAGCTCTGCAAGATAAAAAAATGGCTTCAAAATCTCCAGCTTCATCATCCGACGATTCAGAAGAGACTGGAGTAACCAAGCTAAACGCTGGCTCAAAGACAAATGGTGACAAGGAGGAAGTTGTTGTTGATGCTGCTGCTGCTGCTGCTGCTTTGCATGATCCAAACGCTTCCCCAAAGAAAAAGCTGGTGGACCGCTCATCGTGTGGGTCAAACACACCTTCAGGGAGTGACGCGGAAACAGATGCCTTAGATAAGATGGAGAAAGATAACGAGGATGTGAAGGAGGCAGATGCAAACCAGCAGCCAAGTGTTATTGAGTTGAGCAACCGTCGGAGTAAAATCAGAGACAACAACAACAACCAAACTACTGATTCGTGGAAAGAAGTCTCCCAAGGGGTAAGCAAAAACAAAGAACAACATTTTGCAGAGAGTTTTTCTTTTGAAATTAACACTACAATCTTTGTTTCAGGGTCGTAAAGCGTTTCAGGCTCTCTTTGCAAGACAGAGATTGCCTCAGAGCTTTTCACCTCCTCAAGTGGCTGCAGAGAATGTGAATGGGAAGCAAAGTGACACGTCAATGCCGATGGCTCCTGATATCAACAAGATTCAAGATTCTTGTGATGCAGACCAAGAGAGTGGAGTAGTAATGATAGGTGATGGAACGGGGAAGAGCCTTAAAACGAGACAATCAGGGTTTAAGCCATACAAGAGATGTTCAATGGAGGCGAAAGAGAGCCAAGATGGGAACGCAAACAATGAAAGCGATGAAAAAGTCTGCAAGAGGATTCGATTGGAAGGAGAAGCTTCAACATAACAACAACAACAAGACTTTTGAGGTAAAATAAAAATCTGTTTTTACCAAATATCTTTTAAATCAAGTGTTAGTCAATGAAAGAGACTTGTTTTTTTTTTTTTTAATCTTTTATAGATCCATCTGAACGGTTCTTTGTTCATGTCAATCCATGTACCATATTACTACTACTACTCCATCTACATGTCTTGTCCCTTGTCTCTGTTGTGTTTGTGTCTGCTGCTGTTACTGTTACTGTTAATTAACCGCGAAGCAATGGATCTATGTTTTGTGTCTGTTTGTCATTTTTGAACTCTGGATATTTTATGAGATCATAAATAGTTTAGAATGATAAAAGATGAATTGTACAGAAGTATCAACTTTGAATGTTTTGTCTGTGGTGTGGTGTTGATTCCATTGCTTTGACTTGAAAGAAGGTGCCTGCCCATTGCCCCCAAATGTATCCGGATGGGCTTAATAATAGTTCTTCACTACTGGGCCAACATACAACATTTTCATATTATAAGGATAGCTCGTGGCCCATAATTTGCAACTTCTGAAACTCTCTTATGTAAATGTAGTGTGTAATCTTACAATTTCAGATTTTACCATCCATTAAAATCATTGTTGTTATTGGGACTGAACGTTCGGGTATCCGTTAGCATTCGGGTCGAATTTTTTGGGTTTTCGGATTTTCGGGTTTACGCTTCTAGGTCTCATACTAAAATTTTATTAGTACGGGTCAGGTTCGGATAATAACACTTCGGGTTCGGTTCAAAATTGTATTGCATCATAAAACCTATAAAGTAATCATATATCGTACGGATTCGGGTTATATCGGTTCGGTTCGGATATAACCAAAGTAAAAAACAAATTTTTTGAAGTAAAACATAAAGAAAAACATCTAAATTAAATAAAAATTAATCTATCACATATAAAATTGATAAAATAACAATAAAATGTTAAATCAAGCATGAAAACAAACATCATTTGTAAACAATATGTATTGCCTTACCGAGAGTATAGACTTTTTATTTCAATGAGCCAATTATAAAATACATATTTATAACTAATTGTGTACTTAAAGCATCTATTAGAATTTTAATATTTATTATTATATATAATATCACCACAAATATTGAATTTAATAATTGGAATACTTGAATACTTATATATATTTCAAAATATTTATATTGACTATTAATTTCGGATTTTTCGGGTTACCCGTTCGGGTTTGGTTAATAACACTTCGGGTTCGGATATTTTTTGTACCACCCTACAAGATCCGTTCGGGTATTTTTACGTTTCGGGTTGGATAACGGATCGGATTTTTCGGTTCGGGTTCGGTTCGAATTTCGGGTTCCGGATTTTATGCCTAGGCCTAGTTGTTACACGATAAGAACATACGTTTTGCTGAATATAATGCGTAATCTAACTCTGAAGAATTAATAAAAAAATGTCGTAGTATAATCATTCTCCATCGTGACATCATTTCACTCTCTGCCATAACCCAACCACGTTAATAAATTATAAAACTGTTACTTAATTATTGTTTTCATGTCAACGCGAAACCAACCAAATAGTGAAAGCAAATGAAAAATATTTATACATTAATACTCAGGTACTCAATAGTGTAACGATTTATAGAAAAGTTTTGATCCGCGAATCTCGGCTGCTGCTCGTATATATAAATACACCTTAAAACGCTTTAGCTGCATTTCCGTTTTCCACACCACCACCACCACCGCGCTTTAACTTTTTTTTTTTTTTTTTTTTTTTTTTAATTACTCCTCTCCCAAAGTTTCTCCCTTTTCGACTCCAAAGGTATGTATGTTTCTTTTCATCTTTTGTTCTTTAGATCTCAAAGTTAGATGCTTTTCGAAGTTTGCTCATCTGGGTTTT
Coding sequences within:
- the LOC106295895 gene encoding protein LHY — its product is MDTNTSGDELLTKARKPYTITKQRERWTEDEHDRFLEALRLYGRAWQRIEEHIGTKTAVQIRSHAQKFFTKLEKEAEAKGIPVCQALNIEIPPPRPKRKPNTPYPRKPGNNGPSAKLVSSASSSQCNQAFLDLETVPISEETSNGKENQDDNCSGVSTVNKCPLPKKVTQPSLRKESADNGTSKASNVNTQFHPPGMVSQDLMFCPMGDRVHGHVNLPATTTSSATTTTSQQAFPACPSHDSFLHFSSTFPNLIISSLLQNPAAHAAATFAASVWPYSNVGNSGGDSSTQMSSSPPSIAAIAAATVAAATAWWASHGLIPVCAPPAPVTCLPLPTFAVPTPAMDKMDTVENDQLPLEKQNTALQDKKMASKSPASSSDDSEETGVTKLNAGSKTNGDKEEVVVDAAAAAAALHDPNASPKKKLVDRSSCGSNTPSGSDAETDALDKMEKDNEDVKEADANQQPSVIELSNRRSKIRDNNNNQTTDSWKEVSQGGRKAFQALFARQRLPQSFSPPQVAAENVNGKQSDTSMPMAPDINKIQDSCDADQESGVVMIGDGTGKSLKTRQSGFKPYKRCSMEAKESQDGNANNESDEKVCKRIRLEGEAST